A window from Solea senegalensis isolate Sse05_10M linkage group LG15, IFAPA_SoseM_1, whole genome shotgun sequence encodes these proteins:
- the ptpn20 gene encoding uncharacterized protein ptpn20 isoform X1 codes for MSSTFVTLAEVLEARGGPLLEEEVWSLLLGTAESLVDVSYTGHNNMCNIISPASLLLSATGTLAFKNCGLSDEVSTFTAPEMLQGRASSTKPAIERMLVYSLGMTLYWSVDFHLPQNQPVQLSDSLNSLLLSMCEDVAQRRVNLIAILEACESQHKASIMPPPTKVIRQLVEEVFHEPMDQGSLPDSNIPLSGRSQMIRERLHGKRGPFSDYSEGSAEGRRYSTDSDSKSGSLPQRRWRQRPRSSPAPLYHSSLDRIPHGVRHRDSTCSWLGRSPHHDVSPKISGRSHSPSLTMSDSSLSLSHRKAKALGPEFIKMPDEQQTVLELPGSIVSRKGRSCSSQREVAVAMPNGQYVVVRCDIRSKGRDVFDMVVAHANLVEHFYFGLAFLDDDEYFFLDHETKISKVASDSWKKGQISSFLVHLRVKFFVDDISFILHKLTRHQYYLQLRKDILEDRLYCNEETGLFLAALALQAEFGDYMPELYGKNYYQPEHYVSKRMLEKLALPNVKEELPRLHASHAQMLPEEAEIEYLKIAQQLPEYGVMFHRVGREKRVGELVLGVCVKGIIVYEMRNHLRTVTRRFMWRETDSISTGRRKLIIECGGPSGKKHSFLTESTKIAQYLLNLCSAQHKFHSEMTSRQLNHTMIPDENLKYMSLYRARNLSLKRISCSEGMLNHVGLNPGQPDSISKSCDDLTAKLEARLRQQREMRREMSRELNKEPPETGDLRDMKDQQSWSTSEPIPRMMSSVSLQKQDSDASSSIRVDTPTRTPPEREIVCVTLKKDPKLGFGFVIVGEDNTGKLDLGIFIASVVPDGPADRDGRIRPGGRLISLNKTSLEGVTFSDAAAILQSSPEEVELIVSQPKQSLKESKSTLSQSTVGLALERSFGSQTTLSGTEYRPAMEELEEAITLSSMAMPKHGRKLHIPVVRIHDAQDVCSRSPSILSLRNGERFIVELKKSSGSLGISVAGGKNTNVRYGGIYIKSLVPGGAAEQDGRIQIGDRLLEVDGSNLRGVTHKQAIECLRRTGEVVSLLLEREPTVVLEVRPDSPCPQLARSPSHTQPPRTEVSVETTLSGRAKDYSFVTDENTHEVVLKKNLSGLGFSFYISQLRSGPDQGTVVRIKRLFPGQPALDSGLLRQGDVILSVNREPVKDLSYQRVLFLLRGAPSEVHLLVCRPSPGTLCEVDDNTLNPAPFREVRSQSLDLRLGEDYTQFLKFHYDVNIPAVRPTPNQGEDLTITAENHAAPTPLENRGRLDSKGQVNQTPPSPPRLPPSPASPTSPPSPVSPASPASPASPTSPVSHTSGSPPTQTESQTTARNPEEQVGVEAKEKRKDDEEEEVATTSSSTVMLMDICPKTASNSLYTSGVREEADGSVTYCLMGNGLTIMADEEYLTISSTLEPPHSLPSSHSTPTSNLTVLSSQTSSGSSSLGCQNPNPGPHIPATAIPPTALSSDTVTPFFLAHPSQPLTTQPPKAKHHPIQQGLLPSHYKAMSENSRPVAPPPQPTAVPLTPITAQIMSFAPPRASPPLLSTTVLTPPAQSHIQMREEPVKKEREYKDDYDDDDLDEEEEESRRKGLVKEFELQVFLTKSRSGSFGFTITRSKLDNCYYIQEILDNPARADGRLRAGDRLINVNGHNVTSVADDVAMTILRSSPRKLSMTIGRAVGNLVAPPPCDSLPDIVLYKTPSGQLGIKLTGGIGSKWQGIYCLAVVPGSPASEEGSVQPKDKILYICGRCTLGMTLEDAVKACEIAPRKVKLKIIRDEQPVTPKAKWNGLFDWKKDKRSFARFDETVSPEKDSPTEEAEAVCRTASQFRCLSLSQEQDSCIMQVEFTKPEGGGLGFALVGGTNGSMLRVKEICSGGVAEQDGRLRVGDILLEVNGVIVSGLSYSKVVDILRKAEGTVQLTICRDILPLIYAESPTPPNMSAQTEAILAEQPAPDTCPSPDVVLNRPAEHHTEVIPDPAVKETGVVLTSPPPTPRRLTVVTDETEVRQDSCNSTPSHQACCPSLSVTDMLHGASDRKQIVTKLLDQSCKEIRKIQSDGWSSEEEDDVFDAAQQEMTSPQTGPPIVSEEELATLALISPARTSQYSGTRVKALIQILQHQVDQQELVKEFMALGHMKPSDNCLVGKAPENRDKNRYRDILPYDKTRVAIGENQDYINASYIRMKVGEKEFFYISCQGPLPCTVSAFWQMVWENKSDVIAMMTQEVERGRVKCHKYWPEKLSVPLHTDKYQIHLENQQYLEYFHIKVIRMVETETSETHFVRHLKFTRWPDHGVPQCSEQLVRFIRYMRAVHHHKGPVTVHCSAGIGRTGVLICTDVILTLIENDLPINVSDIVKEMRLQRHGMIQTKEQYLFCYKVWLEVLQGILQLHGTQWQPESPRDHKVV; via the exons ATGAGCAGCACATTTGTCACATTAGCTGAAGTACTGGAGGCACGAGGGGGAcctctgctggaggaggaggtctgGTCCTTGCTGCTGGGCACTGCAGAATCATTAGTGGATGTCTCCTATACGG gtcacAACAATATGTGTAATATAATAAGCCCCGCCTCCTTGCTGCTGTCAGCCACTGGTACCTTAGCATTTAAGAACTGTGGCCTATCAGATGAAGTGTCCACCTTCACTGCTCCAGAGATGCTGCAGGGCCGCGCCAGCTCAACCAAACCTGCCATAGAGAGG ATGCTGGTGTACTCACTGGGTATGACTCTCTACTGGTCAGTTGATTTTCACCTACCTCAAAATCAG CCAGTCCAGTTGAGTGACAGTTTAAACAGCCTCCTCCTCAGCATGTGTGAAGACGTGGCCCAGCGCAGGGTCAATCTCATCGCCATCCTGGAAGCCTGCGAGTCGCAGCATAAAGCCTCCATCATGCCGCCGCCCACCAAAGTCATCAGACAGCTGGTGGAGGAGGTTTTTCATGAACCA ATGGACCAGGGCTCTTTGCCAGACAGTAACATCCCTCTGAGTGGCAGGAGCCAGATGATCAGAGAGAGACTTCATG GAAAGAGGGGGCCATTTTCTGACTACAGTGAAGGGAGTGCTGAGGGGAGAAGATACTCAACAGACTCTGACTCAAAGTCAG GGAGTTTACCTCAGAGACGTTGGAGACAAAGACCAAGGAGCTCTCCCGCACCACTATACCATTCGTCTTTAGACAG AATCCCTCATGGTGTGCGTCACAGGGACAGCACTTGCAGTTGGCTTGGAAGAAGCCCCCACCATGACGTCTCTCCCAAAATATCAGGCAGATCTCACAGTCCCTCCCTCACCATGAGTGACTCTTCGCTCAGTCTGAGCCACAGGAAAGCCAAG gCTCTGGGTCCAGAGTTCATCAAAATGCCAGATGAACAACAAACTGTTCTTGAGCTTCCAGGATCTATTGTG TCCAGAAAGGGCCGTTCATGTTCGTCTCAAAGAGAAGTGGCCGTGGCGATGCCAAACGGACAGTACGTGGTGGTTCGCTGTGACATAAGGTCCAAGGGAAGAGATGTGTTTGACATGGTGGTGGCTCATGCAAACTTGGTGGAACACTTCTACTTTGGCCTTGCCTTCCTAGATG ATGATGAATATTTCTTTTTGGACCACGAAACAAAAATCTCCAAAGTTGCGTCCGACAGCTGGAAAAAAGGGCAGATATCCTCCTTTTTGGTGCATCTCCGAGTGAAATTCTTTGTTGACGatatttccttcatttt GCACAAACTGACTCGACACCAGTACTACTTACAGCTGCGTAAGGATATCCTGGAGGACAGGCTTTACTGTAATGAGGAGACAGGCTTGTTTCTTGCAGCCCTTGCTCTGCAGGCTGAGTTTGGGGATTACATGCCAGAG TTGTATGGAAAGAATTATTACCAGCCAGAGCATTATGTGTCCAAGAGGATGCTCGAGAAACTGGCGCTGCCTAATGTCAAGGAAGAGCTGCCAAGACTGCATGCAAGTCATGCCCAGATGCTGCCAGAAGAGGCAGAAATAGAGTATTTAAAG ATTGCCCAGCAGTTACCTGAGTATGGGGTCATGTTCCACCGTgtggggagagagaaaagagtggGAGAGTTGGTGTTGGGAGTCTGCGTCAAAGGAATCATCGTATACGAGATGAGGAACCACCTTCGGACTGTCACCAGACGTTTTATGTGGAGGGAGACTGATTCCATATCCACAggg CGGCGTAAACTTATAATAGAGTGTGGAGGGCCCAGTGGGAAAAAGCACAGTTTTCTAACGGAGAGCACAAAAATAGCACAGTATCTCCTCAACCTTTGCTCGGCGCAGCACAAGTTTCATAGCGAGATGACGTCACGACAACTGAACCACACCATGATACCAG ATGAAAACTTGAAGTACATGTCTCTCTACCGGGCTCGCAACTTGAGCCTGAAGCGCATCTCCTGCTCAGAGGGCATGTTGAACCATGTTGGTCTGAATCCGGGCCAACCAGACTCCATCTCCAAGTCTTGTGATGATCTGACTGCCAAGCTGGAGGCTAGACTCCGCCagcagagagagatgaggagggaGATGAGCAGAGAGCTGAACAAAGAGCCCCCGGAAACAGGAGACCTCAGGGACATGAAAGATCAACAGTCCTGGAG CACTTCAGAGCCGATTCCCAGGATGATGTCCAGTGTCTCTCTACAGAAGCAGGACTCGGATGCCTCATCCTCCATACGAG TTGATACACCAACCAGGACCCCCCCAGAGAGGGAGATTGTCTGTGTGACACTGAAAAAAGATCCCAAACTGGGCTTTG GCTTTGTGATCGTAGGAGAGGACAATACAGGCAAACTTGACCTTGGGATCTTCATTGCCTCTGTTGTGCCTGACGGGCCTGCGGACAGAGATGGACGAATCAGACCAG gtGGTCGTCTCATCTCCCTGAACAAGACTAGTTTGGAAGGAGTGACGTTCAGTGACGCTGCTGCCATTTTGCAGAGCAGCCCAGAAGAAGTGGAGCTCATCGTGTCACAGCCTAAAc AGTCTCTGAAGGAGAGTAAAAGTACCTTGAGTCAAAGCACCGTGGGCTTGGCACTGGAGCGGAGCTTCGGGTCACAGACGACGCTGAGCGGCACAGAGTATCGTCCCGCCAtggaggaactggaggaggCCATCACCCTGTCCAGCATGGCAATGCCAAAGCATGGCAGGAAGCTTCACATTCCTGTTGTGAGAATACATGATGCCCAG gATGTGTGTTCCAGGTCCCCCTCTATCTTAAGTTTAAGAAATGGCGAGCGTTTTATCGTGGAGCTGAAGAAAAGCAGTGGTAGTCTTGGCATCAGTGTGGCT GGAGGAAAGAACACCAACGTGCGATATGGAGGCATCTACATCAAGAGTCTGGTGCCAGGAGGCGCTGCAGAGCAGGATGGGCGGATTCAGATTG GTGACAGACTGCTGGAGGTTGACGGGTCTAACCTGAGGGGTGTGACTCACAAACAAGCTATCGAGTGCCTGAGGAGGACTGGGGag GTGGTGAGTCTGCTATTGGAAAGGGAGCCCACAGTAGTCTTGGAGGTCAGACCTGACTCACCCTGCCCCCAATTAGCCCGCAgtccgtcacacacacagccccccAGGACCGAGGTCTCCGTGGAAACGACCTTGTCTGGTCGAGCCAAGGACTACAGCTTTGTGACTGATG aaaacacacatgaggTTGTACTGAAGAAGAATTTGTCCGGCCTTGGCTTCAGCTTTTACATCTCACAGCTGCGTTCAGGGCCGGACCAAGGCACCGTGGTCCGGATCAAACGTCTGTTCCCAGGTCAGCCGGCACTGGACAGTGGCCTCCTGCGACAGGGAGATGTCATTCTGTCTGTCAACAGAGAGCCCGTAAAGGACTTGTCTTACCAG AGGGTTTTGTTCCTGTTACGTGGAGCTCCTTCTGAAGTTCATTTGCTCGTATGCCGACCAAGTCCGGGAACACTATGTGAAGTGGATGACAACACACTG AATCCTGCTCCCTTTCGCGAGGTTCGATCCCAATCGCTGGACCTCCGACTTGGAGAGGACTACACCCAGTTTCTCAAGTTTCATTATGATGTTAACATACCTGCTGTGAGGCCAACCCCGAATCAAGGGGAAGATCTGACCATCACAGCAGAAAATCATGCCGCTCCAACACCTTTGGAGAACCGGGGGCGTCTGGATAGTAAAGGGCAGGTCAACCAGACTCCGCCGTCTCCTCCACGCTTACCACCCTCACCCGCGTCACCGACATCCCCTCCGTCACCTGTCTCACCAGCATCACCTGCCTCGCCTGCATCGCCCACTTCGCCCGTGTCACATACCTCTGGATCGCCACCAACACAAACAGAGTCACAAACAACTGCACGAAATCCAGAGGAACAAGTGGGAGTAGAAgcaaaggagaagaggaaggatgatgaggaagaggaggttgCAACAACATCGAGTTCAACTGTGATGCTAATGGATATCTGTCCTAAGACTGCGTCAAACTCTTTATACACCAG CGGTGTCAGGGAGGAGGCAGATGGAAGCGTGACCTACTGCCTCATGGGAAATGGGCTGACCATCATGGCGGATGAAGAGTACCTGACCATCAGCTCCACCCTGGAGCCTCCTCACAGCCTTCCCTCTAGTCACAGCACTCCAACAAGCAACCTCACAGTCCTCAGCTCTCAGACCTCCAGTGGCTCGTCTAGCTTAGGCTGTCAGAATCCAAACCCTGGCCCCCACATTCCCGCTACTGCCATCCCACCCACCGCCCTCTCTTCCGACACCGTGACACCCTTTTTCCTCGCCCACCCATCTCAGCCTCTCACAACACAGCCGCCGAAAGCCAAGCATCATCCGATCCAGCAGGGACTCCTTCCGAGTCACTACAAAGCTATGTCCGAGAACAGCCGGCCTGTGGCACCTCCTCCCCAGCCTACCGCTGTACCACTGACCCCCATCACTGCCCAGATCATGTCCTTTGCGCCTCCTCGTGCCAGTCCTCCTCTGCTGTCAACCACAGTGCTCACCCCTCCTGCTCAGAGCCACATACAGATGAGGGAAGAGCCGgtgaagaaagaaagggaatacaaggatgattatgatgatgatgacctggatgaagaagaggaagagagtcGAAGAAAG GGATTGGTAAAAGAGTTTGAACTGCAAGTGTTTCTGACCAAGTCCAGGAGCGGAAGCTTTGGGTTCACCATTACTCGCAGCAAACTGGACAACTGCTACTACATCCAGGAAATCCTGGACAACCCAGCCAGGGCAGATGGACGACTCAGGGCAGGAGACAGACTCATCAAT GTAAATGGTCATAATGTCACCAGTGTGGCAGACGATGTTGCCATGACGATTCTCAGGTCATCTCCAAGAAAACTGAGTATGACCATCGGGAGGGCGGTTGGTAACTTGGTTGCCCCGCCACCCTGCGACAGCCTGCCTGACATTGTCCTGTACAAGACGCCCTCAGGACAGCTCG GTATAAAACTGACTGGTGGCATTGGCAGCAAATGGCAGGGCATCTACTGTCTAGCGGTGGTGCCGGGTTCCCCAGCCAGCGAGGAGGGGAGCGTCCAACCCAAAGACAAGATCCTCTACATCTGTGGCAGGTGCACGCTGGGTATGACTCTAGAGGACGCAGTCAAAGCCTGCGAGATCGCCCCTCGTAAAGTTAAACTCAAGATTATCAG AGACGAGCAGCCAGTGACGCCAAAGGCCAAGTGGAATG GCCTGTTTGACtggaaaaaggacaaaaggtCCTTTGCTCGATTTGATGAAACGGTGTCTCCAGAGAAAGACTCCCCGACGGAAGAGG cTGAGGCTGTGTGTAGGACTGCTAGTCAATTcagatgtctctctctcagccaaGAACAAGAT AGTTGCATCATGCAAGTTGAGTTCACAAAACCAGAAGGAGGAGGCCTTGGCTTTGCCTTGGTTGGTGGAACCAATGGCAGCATGCTCAGAGTGAAAGAAATCTGCTCTGGTGGAGTAGCCGAGCAGGACGGTCGCCTGAGAGTAGGAGATATTTTATTAGAG GTGAACGGTGTGATTGTTTCCGGCCTGAGCTACAGCAAGGTGGTGGACATCCTGCGTAAAGCTGAGGGCACTGTGCAGCTCACCATTTGCAGAGACATCCTGCCCCTGATTTACGCTGAATCACCCACACCGCCCAACATGTCCGCACAGACTGAAGCCATTTTAGCTGAGCAGCCGGCCCCTGATACCTGTCCCTCACCTGATGTCGTCCTGAATAGACCAGCTGAGCATCACACAG AGGTCATTCCAGACCCTGCAGTGAAAGAAACAGGTGTTGTCCTAACTTCACCACCACCTACTCCACGCCGACTGACTGTTGTAACTGATGAGACTGAAGTCagacag GACAGTTGTAACAGCACCCCTTCTCATCAAGCTTGCTGCCCATCACTCAGTGTCACTGATATGTTGCATGGAGCTTCCGACAG GAAACAAATTGTGACAAAGCTTTTGGACCAGTCCTGCAAAGAAATCCGAAAAATCCAGTCCGACGGCTGGAGCAgcgaagaggaagatgatgtgTTTGACGCCGCCCAACAGGAGATGACCTCCCCCCAGACGG GCCCACCTATAGTATCCGAGGAGGAACTGGCCACTTTAGCTCTCATTAGCCCGGCTAGGACCAGTCAGTATTCTGGGACCAGGGTCAAAGCTTTAATCCAGATTCTGCAGCATCAAGTGGACCAGCAGGAACTGGTCAAAGAGTTcatg GCTCTGGGACATATGAAGCCCTCGGACAACTGTCTGGTGGGAAAAGCCCCTGAAAACAGAGATAAGAATCGCTACAGAGACATCTTACCCT ATGATAAAACACGTGTTGCCATTGGAGAGAACCAGGACTACATCAATGCCAGCTACATCCGCATGAAAGTTGGTGAGAAAGAGTTCTTCTACATCTCCTGCCAGGGCCCGCTGCCCTGCACAGTGTCAGCCTTTTGGCAGATGGTCTGGGAGAACAAATCGGACGTCATCGCCATGATGACCCAGGAAGTGGAACGGGGCAGAGTCAAGTGTCACAAGTACTGGCCAGAGAAGCTGAGTGTGCCCCTGCACACAGACAAGTACCAGATTCACCTGGAGAACCAACAGTATCTGGAGTACTTCCACATTAAGGTCATCCGCATGGTGGAGACAGAG ACCAGTGAGACACATTTTGTTCGTCACCTGAAGTTCACACGCTGGCCTGACCACGGTGTGCCGCAATGCTCCGAGCAGCTGGTGCGCTTTATCCGCTACATGAGGGCAGTACACCACCACAAAGGGCCGGTGACCGTCCACTGCAGTGCCGGCATCGGACGCACAGGAGTTCTTATCTGCACTGACGTTATTCTTACTCTCATTGAAAACGACTTACCA ATCAATGTGAGCGACATTGTAAAAGAGATGAGACTTCAGCGACACGGAATGATTCAGACCAAG GAACAATACCTCTTCTGCTACAAAGTCTGGTTGGAGGTTTTACAGGGCATTTTACAGCTTCACGGCACACAATGGCAACCGGAAAGTCCCCGAGACCACAAAGTAGTTTGA